A stretch of DNA from Caldanaerovirga acetigignens:
AGCTTCATTTATCTCCGGACTTCTTGCCTACTTCTTATTTTTTATGATTCAGGATTTCACACATTCTCCCATTATAATGTATATTCATCCCGGCTTGCCAGGGTTTGCCGCTTCTTTGACAGCTTTTATCATTGCGGAATGGAGGTCTAAGCGTGGGGAGCATTGAACTTAAAATTCTAATTCCATTTCTGATTATTATAGTGCTTTCCTTAGCAGTTCTAGGAATTACGTCGTATTACGGGTCGTACACGATAATTAAGGATATATTGTCCAAACTTCCCGAAAATTACACTCGAACCATAATAAGCGAGGATTATATTACCGCAAGGCTTTTCGACCTTCAAAAGTATACAATTTTGGTAGCAATTATAGCAATATTAGCTTCATCCCAGCTCACTATATTTTTTGCATATAGTATAGTAATGCCCATAAAAAAGTTAGCTATTGCCTGCGATGAACTTGCCCGTGGCAATTTCGATACTAAAGTGGATTATAGTCGGAACGATGAAATCGGAATTTTAAAAAATGCCTTTAATTCCATGGCCGAAAAGCTAAAACGTCATATAGAAGATGTAAGCCGGCTAAAAGAACTAAACCAGAAAATTTTAGACGGCATTAATTATGGGATTATCCTTTTTTCTCAAAACGGCGAAATACTGATTTTCAACAAAACAGCAAAAAAGCTCTTCGACAAAAATCACCAGTTTTTTTACTGGGCAAAGGATTTTATAAAAAATTACTTGAAAAAAAATAGACTTTCTCAAAAAGATGTAGCAAAGTTGCCTTCCGAAGATGGCATGTCAAAATATGTTGAATATGAAGTAACTCCCATGGGCGAAAACCTTATCCTCTGCTTTTCCGACGTAACAGAAGAAGTAAAACTCAAAGAAAAAATAGAGCATATAAACCGCCTTGCGACAATAGGCGAAATGTCGGCTGCCCTAGCTCATGAGATCAGAAACCCCCTTCAAGGGATTAAATCTTGCTTTCAGGTAATAGAATCAATGTCTTCACTGGCCGAAGATCATACATCGAAACAACTCTTTGCCGCAATTTACAGGGAAATTGAAAGGATAAACTGGATCATTACAAGCCTGCTTCATTATGCTCGTCCTTCGGAGCCGATACCCAACAATATATCACTCAAGAAAATTGTCGAGGAAATAAAACCATTTATTCTGCCTCTTCTAAAGGAAAAAGCTTTGGAATTAAAATGTTCATTCCCGCAAGAAGATGAACTTTATTTAGATCCCAATCATTTAAAACAAATACTCATGAATGTAATAACAAATGCAGTAAAGGCAAGCAAAAATAAAGGCAAGATAGAAATATCACTCCGATTAATTGGTGATGAAGCAATTTTGTGCATAAAAGATGAGGGCATTGGTATACCAGAAGCTTATATTTCTAAGATCTTTAATCCATTTTTTACCACATTTAATGATGGCACAGGACTGGGACTTTGCGTTGTCCAAAGTCTGACCATAAAAAATAAAGGCCGAATATGGATTGAAAGTACCCAAAATCGAGGAACGACAGTGTACCTGGCATTTCCGCGTTCATTTTCGCACCATTCGTGCGAAAATGCAAATTAATCTTGTTGAATGCAACTGGCTTCTAATGCCTTTTGAATAAGGTTCGGATTTAATTTTCTTTATTGGAATGAAATATGCATATTCATGAGAGCGCACAACGCATATTAAATTAAAAGAAAATTTCTGCAGCGGGAGGTGTTATGTGTAAGATATCTCATTATGAACATTTAACTGACAAAAAACTAATAGTGCAAAAGGAGGTTCTCCATGGAAGGCAGAAAAACCTTATGGCAAAAACTTAAAAA
This window harbors:
- a CDS encoding sensor histidine kinase, whose amino-acid sequence is MGSIELKILIPFLIIIVLSLAVLGITSYYGSYTIIKDILSKLPENYTRTIISEDYITARLFDLQKYTILVAIIAILASSQLTIFFAYSIVMPIKKLAIACDELARGNFDTKVDYSRNDEIGILKNAFNSMAEKLKRHIEDVSRLKELNQKILDGINYGIILFSQNGEILIFNKTAKKLFDKNHQFFYWAKDFIKNYLKKNRLSQKDVAKLPSEDGMSKYVEYEVTPMGENLILCFSDVTEEVKLKEKIEHINRLATIGEMSAALAHEIRNPLQGIKSCFQVIESMSSLAEDHTSKQLFAAIYREIERINWIITSLLHYARPSEPIPNNISLKKIVEEIKPFILPLLKEKALELKCSFPQEDELYLDPNHLKQILMNVITNAVKASKNKGKIEISLRLIGDEAILCIKDEGIGIPEAYISKIFNPFFTTFNDGTGLGLCVVQSLTIKNKGRIWIESTQNRGTTVYLAFPRSFSHHSCENAN